The region ATCAGTAACGCCGGTGTGCCATACAGGGCAGGAATAGGACCACGCGCGACAGCAAACAGTGAAAGAAACGCTGCCGCAAAGGCAATGCCAGGAACCAAATAAGGCATGAAGGTGATTTGACGTAAAAACTGGCTGACCCAACGAATATTGACGCGCAGCACGGCGTAGCCAACCAAGAGTCCCAAAATGCCAGAACAAATGGAGGCAGTGCCAACGATCACGACAGTGTTCCAAGCGGCTTGCCAAAATTCTGGAGCGAATAAAATGCCGCTTTTCATGGCGATGGTATCGAGGTTATGACCAATCCAGTAATCGAGGGTAAAGTTGCTCCACGTAAATCGTCCCGGCAGAATCATGACTGTGGATAAGAACAGCGTCAGCAAGGGAAGAACAACGCCAATCGCAACAAAGGCTGTGGCGATGGTGGCGGCAGAAAAGCGCCACTGGCCTAATGCTCGAATTCGGCTTTGACTACCTTTGCCGCCAACAGTCACGAACCGGCGTGCTTCTTTCATCATACGAGTATCGATTAATAGGGTAATGATACCAATCAGCATGATGACACCGGCGATGACTGCGGCAACGCCAGTCTGGCGAGAGTCGAGTGAGCGATATAGGCCTGTGGCTAATGTGTCGTAACGTACTGGCAAACCTAAAATATAAGGCACGGCAAACTCACCAATACAGTCGGCAAAAATCAACAAAGCCGAGGAGAGTAAGGCTGGACGTACGAGAGGAAAAACAATCGCTAAGGCAATTTTGTTGGGCTTGGCACCAAGGATGCGGGCGCAATCTTCGAGCTGACCATCAAGGCGACGCAGGGCGTTACCGACGATCAAAATAACCAGTGGCGTATAGTGAATCACCAAAATGACTACGATAGGAAAATAGCCATAAGCGAGCCAGTTTGGCGTATGGATACCCATGGCTTCCAGCCATCCCGGTTGACCACCGATAGTGCGGTTTTTAAAAATGGTGGTCCAAGCTAAAGCGAAGGTCCAAGTAGGTAGCATGAAAGGAACCACTAGGGCATTAGCGAACCATTTTCTTCCTACCATATCGGTACGGTTAACTAACCAAGCTAGGGTAACACCTAGTAGAACGGCAAGAACAACGGTGGTTAAGGCGATAGCAATGGTATGGGCAAGTGGTGTCCAAAGCAGTAACTCAGACATGCGCGACATCAGAGTGCGCACGAAGTAGTAGCTTGTGATGCTGCCTTCTGCGGAATGCACACGTGTGCTGTCACCGACTTGTACTATAAAAGAGTCGGTCAATATAGAAAGAACCGGTGCCAAAATAAGATAGGCAAAGAACAGCGCTAAAATCAGGCCGAGAATATTCGCAGGCTCATGGCGTGCGAGGGTCAGTTTGCGGTTCAATGAACGCCACAGCGAAGGTTGCTGTGCTAGTAAAGGTTCCAAAATCCATCCCTTATTATCAAAAGGTATGGCGTCAATATAGAAATGGACTGTGACAGTCTGGTTACGCTTTTGCACCTATGTGCAAAACTTCATCAAACTGTCATCTTGGATCTTTTTATTAACATTTGCAGCAGAGCGTAACGATTTTTAGGCAATAAAAAAGCAGCATCACTGCTGCTTTTTGAATCTGGCGTCCCCTGCGAGATTTGAACTCACGTCTAAGACTTAGGAGGTCCTTGTTCTATCCGGCTGAACTAAGGGGACAAATGGTGGAGAGGAATTGTATACCAATTCCTCTTAGGGGTGAACCTAGTTGCGCTTTAACTGATTGTAATTTGTGCAGAATGCCGCTGATTAATGATGGCTGTTATCCGCAGGTTGAATACTGACAGGTTTAGTTGGCAAAGTTATCGGCGATCACTTTATTCATCACATCACCGATTTGCACACTGGATGCTAAATCGGGTTGATCAATTTTAGCTTCAGCGTCTCGATCATAAACACGA is a window of Vibrio porteresiae DSM 19223 DNA encoding:
- a CDS encoding ABC transporter permease — its product is MEPLLAQQPSLWRSLNRKLTLARHEPANILGLILALFFAYLILAPVLSILTDSFIVQVGDSTRVHSAEGSITSYYFVRTLMSRMSELLLWTPLAHTIAIALTTVVLAVLLGVTLAWLVNRTDMVGRKWFANALVVPFMLPTWTFALAWTTIFKNRTIGGQPGWLEAMGIHTPNWLAYGYFPIVVILVIHYTPLVILIVGNALRRLDGQLEDCARILGAKPNKIALAIVFPLVRPALLSSALLIFADCIGEFAVPYILGLPVRYDTLATGLYRSLDSRQTGVAAVIAGVIMLIGIITLLIDTRMMKEARRFVTVGGKGSQSRIRALGQWRFSAATIATAFVAIGVVLPLLTLFLSTVMILPGRFTWSNFTLDYWIGHNLDTIAMKSGILFAPEFWQAAWNTVVIVGTASICSGILGLLVGYAVLRVNIRWVSQFLRQITFMPYLVPGIAFAAAFLSLFAVARGPIPALYGTPALLIIALVAEKMPFASRSGIAAMTQLGKEAEEAARIAGAGWFTRLTRIVIPIQAGPLITGIVLPFISGIKGVSLFIILAIPATDVLTTYSLRLIDYNYEQAANAVVLMIALLAWSGTVLIQKISGTGLAQGLES